The following proteins are co-located in the Rickettsiales bacterium genome:
- the elbB gene encoding isoprenoid biosynthesis glyoxalase ElbB → MKNIAVILSGCGYLDGAEIRESVLTLLYLDQQGASVQCFAPDIEQMHVVNHLTGEEVASESRNVLTESARIARGEVKDLAHLNATVFDALLIPGGFGVAKNLSDLAIKGADATVNDDFKRVTKDFLSQQKPIGAICIAPAVLAAAVSGDYAPTLTIGDDADTAGAIEAFGGTHQNCESAAYIYDETLKIASCSAYMREDKLANIAKGIEQVVNKVMAAA, encoded by the coding sequence ATGAAAAATATAGCAGTCATATTATCCGGATGTGGTTATCTTGATGGAGCCGAAATTCGCGAATCCGTACTTACCCTCCTCTATCTTGATCAACAAGGCGCAAGCGTGCAATGTTTCGCTCCTGACATCGAACAGATGCATGTAGTCAATCATCTAACCGGCGAAGAAGTGGCGAGCGAATCCCGTAACGTGCTGACAGAATCCGCTCGCATCGCACGCGGCGAAGTTAAAGATCTCGCCCATTTAAACGCCACTGTTTTTGACGCATTACTTATTCCTGGTGGGTTCGGCGTAGCCAAGAATCTCTCAGACCTCGCCATCAAAGGGGCTGATGCAACTGTGAATGATGATTTCAAACGTGTCACAAAAGATTTCCTCAGCCAGCAAAAACCGATTGGCGCCATTTGCATTGCTCCCGCCGTTCTCGCCGCAGCTGTCAGCGGTGACTATGCCCCCACCCTCACCATCGGTGATGATGCCGATACAGCAGGTGCCATCGAAGCATTTGGCGGCACCCATCAGAATTGTGAAAGCGCCGCGTATATCTATGATGAAACCCTAAAAATCGCTTCTTGCAGCGCTTATATGCGCGAAGATAAGCTGGCAAATATCGCCAAAGGCATCGAACAAGTCGTCAACAAAGTGATGGCGGCTGCTTAA
- a CDS encoding mechanosensitive ion channel, translating to MIDRMQEWLNTLQFSQNLEQVIRWVTDELLVTGTLVQLAVLGTTLMVAFIAARRVAPVFSKVYQSIGVLNSFATKATKRGIILPLTWLTLQLLSLLVVSQLDQPSRLLVVFANLTAAWVAIRFFSGFVRNPAFSKLIAMIAWSVAALNILGWLDSTVKFLDEIAFDAGDLHISLLTVAKGLITLGFLLWGAISFSGLSERYIRNVSGLTPSLQVLLSKLIKIALVTFAILVGVSSVGIDITALAVFSGAVGVGIGFGLQKIVSNFISGIILLVDRSIKPGDVIEVEDTYGWINKLSGRHVSVITRDGKEHLIPNEDLITQRVINWSYSSKSVRLKVPVGISYNADPHEAKRLILESIKDIGRVLENPAPACLITGFGDNSVDLELRAWIEDPSNGVSNVKSEILFAIWDSFAENGIEIPFPQRDVHVKMDDEMVKALKKKA from the coding sequence ATGATAGATCGCATGCAAGAATGGTTAAATACGCTCCAGTTTTCTCAAAATTTAGAACAGGTTATTCGCTGGGTAACCGATGAGCTATTGGTGACAGGGACTTTGGTGCAATTGGCTGTGCTTGGCACCACTTTGATGGTCGCTTTTATTGCTGCTCGTCGTGTTGCTCCTGTTTTTAGTAAGGTTTATCAGTCGATTGGCGTGTTAAATAGCTTCGCAACCAAGGCGACGAAGCGAGGTATTATCTTACCGCTTACGTGGCTGACTTTGCAGTTATTGTCTCTGCTGGTGGTCTCCCAACTGGATCAACCGAGTCGTTTACTGGTGGTTTTTGCGAATTTGACGGCGGCATGGGTGGCGATTCGTTTCTTCTCCGGTTTTGTTCGAAATCCCGCTTTTTCGAAACTTATTGCGATGATTGCTTGGTCGGTCGCGGCGTTGAATATTCTCGGTTGGCTTGATTCTACGGTTAAATTTTTGGATGAAATTGCATTTGATGCGGGCGATTTGCATATTTCGCTCTTAACTGTCGCTAAGGGATTGATTACACTTGGCTTCCTTTTGTGGGGTGCGATTTCATTCTCGGGGTTAAGTGAGCGTTATATCCGTAATGTTTCGGGGCTAACGCCGTCATTGCAGGTGCTATTATCGAAGTTGATTAAGATTGCTCTTGTTACCTTTGCCATTTTGGTCGGCGTTAGTTCGGTAGGGATTGATATTACGGCTTTGGCTGTCTTCTCAGGTGCGGTCGGTGTCGGTATCGGTTTTGGTTTGCAGAAAATTGTTTCCAACTTTATTTCAGGCATTATTTTGCTGGTAGATCGTTCGATTAAGCCGGGCGATGTGATCGAAGTAGAGGACACGTATGGCTGGATTAATAAGCTTTCTGGGCGTCATGTTTCGGTCATTACGCGAGATGGTAAAGAGCATCTGATTCCGAATGAAGATTTGATTACGCAGCGCGTGATTAACTGGTCCTATAGTAGTAAATCGGTGCGCTTGAAAGTGCCCGTGGGGATCTCCTATAACGCCGATCCACATGAGGCAAAACGCCTTATTTTAGAGTCGATTAAAGATATTGGGCGTGTGTTAGAGAATCCAGCCCCAGCCTGCCTAATTACTGGATTTGGCGATAATTCTGTCGATTTAGAGCTCCGCGCATGGATCGAAGATCCGTCCAACGGTGTTTCCAATGTAAAAAGCGAAATCCTGTTCGCCATTTGGGACAGCTTCGCCGAAAACGGCATCGAAATTCCATTCCCACAACGCGATGTGCATGTGAAGATGGATGATGAGATGGTGAAGGCGTTGAAGAAGAAGGCCTAG
- the rpsB gene encoding 30S ribosomal protein S2 gives MALPKFSMHDLIGAGVHFGHRTRRWNPKMAPYLYGVRNDVHIIDLQQTVPLLHQALAVVRETVAKNGRILFVGTKRQASELVSESATRCGQYYVDQRWLGGMLTNWNTIQNSIRTLRKLEEEAGREDLNLTKKERLQRARQQIKLESSLGGIKEMGGQPSLIFIVDTNRESLAVAEAAKLGIPVIGIVDSNSSIENITYPIPGNDDATKAIRLYCNLIADAALDGLQSSMAATPADAGEAEVLPEAETAVAEAPKAKAKAGAEVVVKKSRKKAAEEGKAVEEKKPAAKEAVAPKEEATDEKADAKKDEAADDKADAKKAS, from the coding sequence ATGGCTTTACCTAAATTTTCTATGCATGACCTAATTGGCGCAGGTGTTCACTTCGGACATCGTACTCGTCGTTGGAACCCTAAAATGGCGCCTTACCTTTATGGCGTACGTAACGATGTGCATATCATCGATCTACAACAAACTGTTCCGTTGCTTCACCAAGCATTGGCTGTGGTTCGCGAAACTGTGGCAAAAAATGGCCGTATCCTTTTCGTAGGCACGAAGCGTCAAGCCAGTGAGCTTGTGTCTGAGTCTGCAACACGTTGTGGTCAGTATTATGTGGATCAACGTTGGTTGGGCGGAATGCTCACTAACTGGAACACCATCCAAAACTCTATCCGCACACTTCGCAAGCTTGAAGAAGAAGCGGGTCGTGAAGATCTAAATCTTACGAAAAAAGAGCGTCTGCAACGTGCGCGTCAGCAGATCAAACTTGAAAGCTCTTTGGGCGGGATTAAAGAAATGGGCGGGCAGCCTAGCTTGATCTTTATCGTTGATACTAACCGCGAGAGTCTCGCAGTTGCAGAAGCGGCGAAGCTTGGTATTCCTGTAATCGGTATCGTTGATAGTAACTCTTCTATCGAAAACATCACTTATCCTATTCCGGGTAACGATGATGCGACGAAAGCGATTCGCCTCTATTGTAACCTCATTGCAGATGCTGCGCTTGACGGTTTGCAATCATCAATGGCTGCTACTCCTGCAGATGCGGGTGAAGCGGAAGTGCTTCCTGAAGCGGAAACGGCAGTAGCAGAAGCTCCAAAAGCGAAAGCAAAAGCGGGCGCTGAAGTGGTTGTTAAGAAAAGCCGCAAGAAAGCAGCTGAAGAAGGCAAAGCAGTAGAAGAGAAAAAGCCTGCCGCTAAGGAAGCAGTTGCTCCAAAAGAGGAAGCAACTGACGAAAAAGCAGACGCTAAAAAAGATGAAGCCGCTGACGATAAAGCAGACGCTAAAAAAGCATCTTAA
- the tsf gene encoding translation elongation factor Ts — translation MAEITAAKIKELRESTGAGMMDCKKALVEAGGNMDAAVDWLRTKGLAAAAKKAGRVAAEGLVAVATSGTKGAMIELNSETDFVARNDQFQALAETFVNTAIEAGCECADTLKTKENNGSTVEALVTEGISKIGENLNLRRVAYLEENDGIVVPYIHTAVKPGLGKIGVLVALKSTGDKTALEAFGKQVAMHVAAARPEALTREEVSADLIEREREVLKEQAIASGKPVEIAEKMVEGRIRKFYEEIVLPEQVFVIDGKATVTEAMKEAEKEVGAPIELTGFRRFALGEGVEKAEEDFADEVAKVANA, via the coding sequence ATGGCTGAAATTACTGCAGCAAAAATCAAAGAATTACGTGAATCTACCGGCGCTGGTATGATGGATTGTAAAAAAGCACTTGTGGAAGCAGGTGGTAACATGGACGCAGCGGTTGATTGGTTGCGTACTAAAGGTCTGGCAGCGGCGGCTAAAAAAGCCGGTCGTGTTGCGGCTGAAGGCTTGGTAGCGGTTGCTACTTCGGGCACGAAAGGCGCAATGATTGAGTTGAACTCGGAGACTGATTTCGTTGCTCGCAACGATCAGTTCCAAGCACTTGCTGAGACATTTGTAAATACGGCGATTGAAGCCGGTTGCGAATGTGCAGATACACTCAAAACTAAAGAGAACAACGGTTCGACTGTTGAAGCTTTGGTGACAGAAGGTATCTCTAAAATTGGTGAGAACTTGAACCTTCGTCGTGTGGCGTATTTGGAAGAGAATGACGGTATCGTTGTTCCTTACATTCACACTGCGGTGAAGCCTGGTCTTGGTAAAATCGGTGTGTTGGTTGCGTTGAAATCAACCGGCGATAAAACGGCACTTGAAGCATTTGGTAAGCAAGTAGCGATGCATGTTGCTGCGGCTCGCCCTGAAGCTTTGACCCGCGAAGAAGTATCAGCGGACCTTATCGAGCGTGAGCGTGAAGTTCTTAAAGAACAAGCGATCGCTTCGGGTAAGCCTGTTGAAATTGCGGAGAAAATGGTCGAAGGCCGTATCCGTAAATTCTACGAAGAGATCGTTCTTCCTGAGCAAGTTTTTGTGATCGATGGTAAAGCCACGGTGACGGAAGCGATGAAAGAAGCAGAAAAAGAAGTCGGCGCTCCTATCGAGCTTACGGGCTTCCGTCGCTTTGCGCTTGGTGAAGGTGTCGAGAAAGCCGAAGAAGATTTCGCGGATGAAGTCGCGAAAGTAGCGAACGCATAG
- a CDS encoding NAD(P)-binding domain-containing protein, translating into MTTLANKQILFLGTGEMGQPCLVELLKRTDVNPTDVTIITGTSAGKDKAAVEARLEVAGISPPYPNMTSRTEVKNHPPVEADIVILAVKPNYAKEVLSQHKAAISDNTTLISMAAGKMSSDYLTYVTTNPKVVRIMPHLPKAAYALYGTDEEAIQTTQMVCGGLGEGFRLEEEDVMHGYTGAAGSMPAFIARFIDSFANKTAQKQASEQLRKLASNTPTKHEEGQGAIEGITKRCTAFYKNGLKISQHYLDDKRGEKIFQATLAGTLDDLSTGQFTPETYIEKVRSKKGTTNAGLLYMGSKPPQDPAWGTQEQLSAQNAMAIKYDAKLKPENAITYAVIAAAERSAGAAQDANDPLYGIDDTTINALAEDLVIKLPNHTP; encoded by the coding sequence ATGACAACTCTCGCAAATAAACAAATACTCTTCCTTGGCACCGGTGAAATGGGACAACCTTGTCTTGTTGAATTGCTCAAACGCACTGATGTAAATCCAACGGATGTAACCATTATTACGGGTACTTCCGCAGGGAAGGACAAAGCTGCCGTTGAAGCACGCTTGGAGGTAGCAGGTATAAGCCCCCCCTACCCTAACATGACATCCCGCACAGAAGTGAAAAACCACCCCCCTGTCGAGGCAGATATTGTCATACTCGCGGTAAAGCCGAACTATGCCAAAGAAGTATTAAGCCAACATAAGGCCGCTATTAGCGACAACACCACGCTTATCAGTATGGCGGCAGGCAAAATGTCTAGTGACTATCTAACCTATGTGACCACGAACCCCAAGGTCGTCCGCATTATGCCACACTTGCCTAAAGCCGCTTATGCGCTTTATGGCACCGATGAAGAAGCCATCCAAACCACGCAAATGGTCTGCGGTGGCCTCGGCGAAGGCTTCCGCCTAGAAGAGGAAGACGTCATGCATGGCTACACAGGAGCCGCCGGCTCCATGCCTGCCTTTATTGCACGCTTTATTGACAGTTTTGCCAATAAGACTGCTCAGAAACAGGCTTCAGAACAACTGCGCAAGCTCGCATCAAACACCCCCACCAAACATGAAGAGGGGCAAGGAGCAATTGAAGGAATCACAAAACGGTGCACCGCTTTTTACAAAAACGGACTCAAAATCTCTCAACATTATTTGGATGACAAGCGTGGAGAAAAAATATTCCAAGCCACCCTCGCTGGCACGTTAGATGACCTATCAACCGGTCAGTTCACTCCTGAAACTTATATCGAAAAAGTCCGCAGCAAAAAGGGCACCACCAACGCCGGATTGCTCTATATGGGTAGCAAACCACCCCAAGACCCTGCTTGGGGAACCCAAGAGCAGCTTAGCGCGCAAAATGCTATGGCCATCAAGTATGACGCTAAATTGAAGCCAGAAAATGCGATTACGTATGCCGTGATTGCCGCTGCTGAACGCTCAGCAGGCGCCGCCCAAGACGCAAATGACCCCCTATATGGTATTGATGACACTACAATCAATGCGTTGGCAGAAGACCTCGTCATCAAACTTCCAAATCACACGCCATAA